GCCCGGGACAGGGGGTTTCAGGACGAGACAGAAGGGAACCCAGATGGtccagcaggctgcccctctAGGGGTTCCGCCTGGGCGACCAGAGCCACGCGTCCTTTTGTCTGCTGGGGGCCagtcctctctcctcctcaggtCTTCAAGCCGCTTTTCCTCGGAAGGCTTCCTCCCTGTCCTTCACCAGTTGGGGACTCTGCCCACTGCCGCCCCCAGAGGCCAGGCCaacgggggcggggtggggggggaaggggagtatGTCTCAGTTGGGGGGGAGTCTGCAGGGGGGGAACCTCCAGGATGGGCCCAggagcttcttgagggcaggacaGGGCCAATCCCCTGACGGCCTTGCCCAGCCTGAATAACCAATTCATTCGGGAAGCATCTGCCAGGCTCCGTACTGGGCAGAGCCAGTGCCCCACAGAGGGATCCAGAGGGACCCGGGCAAAAGTGTGCTGAACAGGAGTAAGCGGCACGGGGCCAGAAGAAGCGTCCAGGGGccctctgggggctgggggcacagcGAGGAACCACTCAGAGGCCAAGTGGCTGGCTCCCGGGTGCCCgagagggaggagagtggggagtgGGCCAGAGGCGGGGCAGCCTAGGCAGGGAACAGCATGTGGGGAGTCCAGAGGCAGGCCAGGGAACTAAGAGCTTAGCCTTctaggctggggggcagggggggaggcagggcaggggccagaTGGGGTGTCTTCGCAGGATCCTCCAGAGGTGGAGGAGCCCCCAGCCACCGGTGGTTGTTTCAAGCGAGAAGACCCTTTCTCCTCCCACTTGAGTCTCACCCCAGCCTCAGTTTACAGCTCTGAAGCAGGCAGCGGGGGCCTGGGCAGAGTCCCGGTGTGCGATACCCTTGGGTGCTATGAGCGTaaagggggggggcggtgggggatgGGCACCGCTGCCCCGGGGGCAGGTCGGCCAGGCTGCTGTTCTGGGTAGGACTCCCATCCGCCAGGCACCTCAAGAGTGTGCGCGGGGGGCGGGAAATGAGGGCGTCTGGCCCGTCTCCTCTGGTCCGTCCTTGATGCAGGTAGCCCCAGGCCCACCCCCGCCCACACTCCGGGTGGCCTCAGCCCCGCTCTCCGGGGAGAGGTCCGTTCTGTGCGCCCCATTGGGCAGAGGACGGCCCCAGACTTGTTGACTCTGGCAGGGCGGCCAGCGCCCGGGGGGCAGGAggctgtgggctgggggtggaaggggcctgcaaggggcggggggggggggagccacaCAGGGTGCTGTGCTTCCCACCTCTGCAGGACGAGTGACAAAGTCACAGATGCCTCCTCCCCGTCCGCACTCAGAGTGACCCCCCCCACCTTCCACTTTAAACCCAGCTCCACACGCAAAACCTTTATTGGGCACCTGCCGCGCAGAAGGAGGAGTCCCGTGCAGGGAACCCTTCACACCAGCCCCAGCCTGGGATGCCCTTACCTCCCTGGGACACCCACCTGAGCACACGGGACTCCCTGAAGCGGCtggacccccgccccccacctgttCATCACCCATACAGTCTGGGGTGCCCAACACCAGCCCTCTGGCCACCCCCAAAGGCAGTGGTCCGAGGCCCCCCCGGGCCGGGGCGGCGGTGAGGCTCAGCTGGGGCGCGGGCCCGGGGCTTCTCAGGTTTTCTGAATCACCACCTGGAACTTACCTGGAAGAGAAGGGCTGGCGTTAGCTGGAGGCTGGGACCTCAGGGGCGAGCCAGAAAGCACCCAAACAGCTCAGAGATGTTCATCCCTGTCCAGCACCAGCAGACTGCGTGGCCTTGGGCTGGGCTGACGGGTGGTCAGAGGGGGTGCTGCTCCCCGCCCACCTGGCCCGCGTCCCAGAGCTGTGTGGGTGACTAGCGGCACGAAGGTCAAGCATGCAGGCTGCTGAGGAGGGCCGGGCACCGGCTTCTGTGGCATGTGTAGCTCAGGTCCTGCCCACGTGGCCTCGGGGCCCCTCCACAAGGAGGCCTCGGGGACCCACAGAGGGAAGGAcacctggggggtggggcagcagaGGGTGGGCTGGCCCCAGGTAAGGATGAAGCTTCAGCCTGTCTGATGGGAGGGCCGTGGGGGGTCAGGACACCCCGCCAGACAGGCTGCAGCCCGTAGGCCCCGGCTGCCCTTTGGGGACCCCATCAGAGCATTAACCAGGCTGACTTCTATCACGTCCAACCGGAACAACGTTCAAAACCACCAGACCAGCTCATCACCGATGTCCCCTGCTCTGGCCTGGCACGCACCCCAGGGAAGCAGGCTGGGGGTGTGTGGCCAGGGGGCCAGGGTGGCCAGGGCACGTGACTtaagctctctgggcctcaaattCCCCATCTGTAAGTGGGGCTTGGCAGCCCTGGCCCCGCCTCCCCGACCCTcagcgggggcaggggtgggagggctcGGAGCCCCCACCGCACTTCAGGGTTGGTAagattcccccaccccacccccccgactCACAGGTGGGCAGGGATGCCACGGAGGCGGTGACCAGGCTCTTGATGCCCAGGGTGCTGAGGGTGCCTCGCAGAAGGCCGCAGGTGAAGGCCAGGAACTGGGGACAGGGGACACAAGTCAcccagggaagaggggaggccaATACCCAGGACCGGGGCCATACGGGgcattgggctccacagtggGGGTCACCTCCTTCCCTGGGTCCCGGGCCATGGGACAGTCACTCGGCTTGAGGACAGGCCTGCTTTGGGGCAGGGGTGTGTAAATGGGGGGTTGTGGAGTCCAGGCACCCTCCCTACCTTGGGTGCTTCCTCCAGATACTGCGGGCCAGAGGCCATCCGGATGAGGAGGGGGAAGCTGTTGTCCTGCAGCACGTAGGTCccctgggggcagagaggagcccagtgggggctggggaggaccTGTGCCTTTGTAGCAGGGGAGGGATAAGCCAGGACCCGGCGCCCCCTGCTCCGTTGGGCTGAGGTCTGGAGGGACCCCTCCCTCAAAACCCCTGTTTTTGGGCCCCATCCTTTGGAGCTATGCAAAAGGGCCCGGGAGCTGCCCAGCCTGGGCCAGGTATCCGCCCATGGGGCATGTGGGTCCTGCCCCTCTAGCTGCAGGACTTCCGGGGTGGTCCTTCCTCCCAGGGCTGTGGTGAGATGCTGCGGACCCGGCCCTCGAAGCGGAGGCCAGGGCCCGGCACAGCGTGGGCGCCTAATAGGAGGTCGGGCCAGCTCGAGACAAGCGGCGACTCGCCGGGGCGAGGTGCTGTCAACCACGAGCGCCTGCTGCCCGCTGCGAGGCCCCATCTTGGGAGGCCTGTGGAAACTCTGGCGATAGCCAGGACGCCCCATAGTGGCCTCCTGGCTTCCCTCGGAGGActgggcagaggcccagagaggggaggccGGGCCTCTGGGGTGAGGGGGGGCCCTCTCCAGCctcctcttggtttcagcctcCGCCCTGAGCCAGGAAGCCGGGCCCCGGGCCCAGGAACACACCTGGTGGTTGGTGCGGAGGCTGTCCATCTGCTTTTGGAACACGGCCACCCACAGGTCTTTGCATAGGAACTTGAGGACGTCCAGCTCCTCCCTGAAGGCCAGCGTCTCctggggcagcctgggggcagCGGCAGACACTGGGGCCGGGTGGGCCGGGATGGGGAGCCCGGGGTTAGGAAGAGGGGGGGACGCCAGGCTGGGTTCCTATATGGAGCAACACGACCCTCCCCGTCCAGGTGTGCCCAGGAAGGGACTTGACCTCGGGTCCTGCCTGCCTCTGGCCAGGAGGGGAAGGACAGGAAGTGCTGGCTCTCACCTCtcgcccagggcctggcccacacGGAAGCCCATGCCCTCCAGGACAGACAGGCTCATCTTCTGTCCCTAAAAGGCCAGGGAAGAGAGGCTCAGGGGAGCCCCAAGAGGGAGTGTCCTGGGGCAGCAGCCACAGAGGGGACCCTAAGACCAATGTGCCCATCTCTGCGAGCTCAAGGGTAAGGAGAGCCAGGAGGGAGGGCTGTGCCCCTGCCACGTGATGCCTCCACAGACGCCATTGGCTCTGAAGACCAGCTCCCTGTTGCTGCAGGAAAAATGGGGGGGTCTTCCTCAGGCTTGGCTTCCGCCTGCTCGTCTGTCAGCTCTGTCCTGAGAACACCCATCGCTTATCGCGAGCATTTCCGGTGTGTGCCTTGCAATACCCCGTGGGCAGGTAGTGCTCTGATCACTCCGGGGGGCTCACGGTGACTTGCCCGGGGGCTCTCGTGGCAGCACGCCCGCAGCCACAGCAAGGGAGCCCCGGGTCGTGGGGCCCACCCTCGTGGCCTGGCCAGCAGGAAGCTGCGAACATCAACTCTGTTCATCGCGCCTTAAAACGTCAgccaagggggtgcctgggtggctcagccggctgagcgtctgactcttggtttcagctcaggtcatgatctcaggtcgtgggatcaagccccgaatcaggctctgtgctgagcctggaacctgcttaagattctctttctctctctctttctccctctatctgcccctctaccccactcacactgtctctaaaatctaaaaaaaaaaaatcagctgagaCCCCTGGGAGAGACACGCAAGGGCTCAGGGATGGGAGAGATTCCCTTGGGTGCTCAGAGAAGGCAGTGGTGGCCACGTGGCACTCCAGAGCTCAGGCCAGTGTCCCtcggcgggaggggcagaggcacagGTGGGGGGCATCAGAAATACCAGGACAGCATAGAGTGAGGTGCGGTGCTCCCTGGAGAAAATCTGGCGGAGCAGGGTCAAGAGGGGGGTGCCCTGGGAGGGAGGCGGCAGTCACCAGGCCtgagcccctcccttcctccggCCACCACCCTCCCCCGGGAGTGACTTCCAGCCTCCTTTCTGGGCCTGATGGGCCATCACCGGAGCCTTTCCCATGGTGGATAGGATTTCCCTGCTGAGATCCGGCTCTGGGACCATGTCCTGGCCTCAGCAGGTTTCAACAGCCTTCTGGGACCCTGCTGTCCCTCCATCAccctctgccctgacagcttCCCTTAGTCCAGCAGAGGGGCCACTCCGCCCATTCACTGTcatctcccccaactcccagaGGCCTCCTGTCCTGCCCTCCCGGCAGGTTAGGTCCTCGATCCCAGCGCTGACCAGTGTGTGGCGTGGGGACCCGGGCTGACCTTCAGCAGCCAACACTGGCCTTGGCATGTGGGAGGCCCTTGGGAAACAGAGGCCGAACAAGGTGAGCCGTCGGGGTTAGCACACATGCTGTGTGCCGGGCGCTTTGTGCGAACCTCCTGTTGAATTTTCACCACCCCGTAAGGTAGGCTGTATTTCACACCTGGAAAGCGGGGCTTCGAGGGTTAGGTAACAGGCCCCTCAGCCATGGGGCCATCTTTCAAACCTGAGCGGGTCCGGCTCCCAAGCCCAGACGGCCAGGTGGGGGGGTAGCCAGGACGACACCCACAGCTGTCCCGGCCTCAGTGAGGTGGCAAGGGCTGcgctcaccccccccccgcccccgccccgagCAGAGGTTGCCTGCGGTTCTGGGCAAGGCACCCCTCTTCTCTGCCAGGCCCCTGGCCCCTAGGCCCTCGCCCGCCATTCCATGCTCCTCCTGCAGGAAACGACCCTGGTGATGACACAGCTTCCTGGTGGCCGATGCCGGCCGGCTCTCCGCTCCTGCCATGGGGGCTCCTCTGGTTTCCTCGGGCACAGCAGGTGGGCGAGCGGGGAGGGGTCTGACCGCTAAGGCAGGCGCCTGCGCAGATGAGCTCAGGTGTGTGAGACAGGGAGGGGACGCGTGACCAGTGGCAGAGTGCAGGGTCCACGGCCACATCAGCCCGACACCTACCTGCCAGctggggggctgggtgggggctaactgccctgggcctcagtttcctcacggGCAAACAGAGGACCGTGTCAACAGTGCTACCTCCCAGCATCCTTAGGAGGATTACAGGAGTTAGTAAATGCAGGCTAAGAGTGGTCCCAGTCGGGCTTAGTGAATGTTACTGTCCTTGTCACTCAACCTGGGTGAGTCTGTCAACCTGGGTGACCAGTCCCTGGCGGGAGGAAAACCCCAGGAAGGGGCTGTGCTCCCTGTCCCCCCCCTTCCGTAGGTGAGCGCCTTAAAGAGGCGGGCCAGGCTCCATTCTGAAGAGCACATGTGTCCCTGAGGACTTCCTagcacggggcgggggggacacTTCCCCATTCACTCCACCAACATTTCCTGGTGGCCTCGAGGAGCTGGCCACTGTGCCTGGTGCGACGACGGGGGCCCAGGCGATGGGCACCCCACATGCAGGGGCGCCGGGCAGGGCAGAGCCAGCTCCCCGGGCAGGGGCCCCAGGGTGCTTCTCAGAGGAGGGGGCCGGGAAGGGGAGGGTGTGCGCAAAGGAGGCGGGTAAAGGGATGGGGGGTGCAGCTCAGGCCACGAGGGCGGGGGACAGTGGCGAGGGGTGGGAGCGGGGAGGGTCCTGCGGACCAGGCTGGGGCGGGCACGGCGGGAGAGGACGCCACCGTCCCTGGGACGGAACACGCAGGAACTAATGGCACGGTTACAGCCTCGATGCCCCAGGGAGAAGAGATGCGCTCCTTGAGGGCTGCACGGGGGCCAAGTCTGAAGGAAGAGGAGTTAAGCAGGGAAGGCAGTGGGGTGGCACCCAAGCCCAGGTCACAGCCAGGACAGCAGTCCCGAGGGGGGACAGCCAGAGAGTCAGCAGGGTCCTCAGCCAGGCcagggaggcggggcgggggggggcggtgtgtggCAGGGGTGAGGACCTGGAAAGGTCTGCATACGTTCAGGCTTCCCCCTCGGTGAACTtcagactgcctggattcaaGTCCTGCTTagtaaccttgggcaagctatCTAATGgttccaggcctcagtttccccgtgcGGGAGATGGGGCTGATGGCAGGCCCTACCTCACGACAGCGATGTGGCCGGCAGTCTCCAACggctcagccccagccccagccgtCGTTACTGCGGGCACCACCGTAGTCAGCCCTCGCTAGGGGCCGATTACGCATCTGCTGAACTGGAAAGGCTGGGTGGTGGGTCCAGGAACAACAgaaaagggaggggagacagacgGTGGGAGGGCAGGGCCGAGGATGAGCAggtggcagagaagagagggcggaggaggaagagacagaagccTCGCCTATCATACCTGCCTCCCTCGGTCCTCCCAAGAGCTCGTCAGGGATTAGGGgtttatcattccttttttttttttttttttaacatttatttatctttgagagagagcagggaaggggcagagagagagagagagggtgtggggggggcgggaCACAGGAGCCAAAGCGAGCTTTGCttttacagcacagagcccgacacgaggcccaaagccacgaaccgtgagaccatgagccacccagacgcccctagggATTTGTCATTCTTGAGAAAGGCAAGGCGGGGACTCGTAGCCACCTggcccagcccagagccagggCATTTCTGGGCTATTTGCACAACAACCCACTGACAGGAAATGACATAATGCAGGGGCAGAGGAGAACCCCTTCGAGAAGGCGCTCCCCCCAACAGCACGGGGAGCCGGGAGGAAGGGGCAACAGACAGAGGGGAAGCTCTTGGAAAGGGAAAGTGGGGCAGCTAAAATAAACATCTGTTAACAAGGGAGCTGAAAAACAGACCAACGTGTGAGGTGGACGAAGCCTCCCGGATCGTCAAGGAAAGCACACGAGGTAGAGAAAAACGAGAGAAAAGTTGTAAGACACGTGGAAGGGACCCAGAACGTCCAACGTTCATCCGAGAGCCGAGAAGACACGGTGGAACAATGTGGAAGAAGAATCAGAGACAACAGAGAAGAATGTGCTCGGCTGGAGGAGGGTCCAAGTGTCCAGACTGACGAGGGCCACGGAGCTCCAAGGAGGATGGTGGGAAAGCGAGCAAACCAGGCCACCCCACAACCCCCCCACATGCTGAGCACCTGACTCCCAGAGAACACCCTGGGCTGAAGGGAGGGAGTTGGTgggggccctgtgctgggctccctcCGGTCTCTCCTGCTGTGCCCCTCAGTGATCTGTGAGTCTCACCACCACCGGGCCCACGGCCCTCTGTGCCGGCCCTGGCGGGGGGGACCTGGGACGGAGCAGCCCCGGCTCCCACCTCCAGAAGGGTGCAGGGACAGGGAAAGTTCTCGCTTTCCCCAGGTGAATGGCCCCAGAAGGCCCAGAAGCGTTCGGAGGGAGCCGGGGAGTAAGAATGAGCAAGCGCAGAGAGCCGACACGCCCCCCCGCATCCACCCGGGCAGCCCCAAACACCCCCAGATCCCACCTTCTCCCCCTAATTCCTCCCACCCCGGGCCGAGCGCCTGCCTCTGCTCTGGGCCCCTGCAGCAGCCAGTTGGCTGCATGTCCATTCACGTTCATTCACATGGCTGAGGAGGCCCGTCTCAAAAGTAAATCCGAACGCCCCACACCTCAGCTTAAACCTTCTATGGCTCCCACcactctcaggacagagccctagCTCCCACCACGGGCTCCCTGGCCTCAAGTGCACTGCGCCCCCTCCGGGGCTCTGCCCCCAGGGGGCCGCTCTGCCAGGAACCCAGGCTCCTGCTGAGGGCAGGGGTCCATCTGGGAGCTGGTACACCCATCCCAGGTGCCCAGGCTGGCGTGGGCACTCACTGGGCCTTGGTGGGGGCAGGTCTGGCCCAGCAGGATCGCTCCTGGGCTGCCGCCAGGGCTCACAGAGGTAGGTGACCGAGGCTCCTTGGTGTGCAGAGGCATTAACTCCTTTGCCCCAGGCCCCCCTTATCTTCAAAGCTGCTGGGGTGGAGAAACCACAGGGACCTCTTCCTCCCCAAGTTTTTCCTGCTTTGATAACAAAGGCCCTTTGACCTCCTGGCTCCTCTGTAACCACCCAGAAAAACCCATTCAACAGTCCCAGGTAACCACCATACCAGGCAGGATGTGGGGAGCCCCAGAGCTCCTGGGCGTGCGTGCTGCGGGGACAGATGAACGAGCCACCGTCCCTGTGCTCAAGGAACTCGGCGGCTGCTGGAAGGGACAGACCTGAAGCCACAGACAAGTTCTGGAGCCAGAAGCCTGAGTCCTGATTTCCCCTCTGATTATCGCTGCTGTGCACCCTGGGGAAATACCCCTCTGGCGCCTCAgtccctcctctgtaaaatgggacgaTAAGGTCGGCTTCGCAAGGCTGTTCTGGGGACAAACTCCGACAAAATACTGTACTGGGGACACCAGAAGTACCCGACAGGAGGCCTGCATCTGGTTCAGACAGGACACGTGTTGGAccagagagaaggaacagaaagaggaagacggAGGAAGGGCCGGGAGTGGAAGAGGAAGGGCTGAGAAAACAGCAGTTCTCTTGACGTTGCCCCCTGAAAGCGCGGCTCCcgggcagaggggaggtgggggaaccGCCAGAGTCCTCACccctggctgcacccaggaatcaCCCTGGAGCTGTGGGGCAGGACCCCGGCATGGGActtcctggggcagctgggtctCTGGCACGTTGATGTGCTTTGAAAGCCCGTGGTGAGCACCCCTGAGTAACCCCAATATTTCCCACACCTGCTCGACCACAGAAACCCATTAAAATCCTCCTGGCGAGCGTGAGGGAAGACACGCCGGGAAATGCGGGCCAGCGTTTacagcacaggctttggaggcGGGAGGCGTAGCTCTACATTCCTCCCTCTGCCACTTGAGAGCGAGCAGTCCGTCCATCAAAGCCTGTGTGTCTTGGTCCACAAAGCCTACAAAGTGGGGAGGATTGTGCTGACCTCTGTGGGTTGACAGGAGGATCAAATGAAACCAGGAGCGTGAAGCCCATGAGGGCACGTCTCATTTGCGGCAGGTGCTACCACGATTACGGAGCCGgatgcccagcccagccctccacGGCACGGGGGGCGGCGTCTGCTTCCACAGAGCCACGCCCAAGACCTACTGTGCGCACAGGCCCCACCGTGTGATCAACACAGACCCGGGCCTCGCCTTCACGGCACACAgtctggtggggggaggggtgcggacGTGAATCAAAGGATCTTACCGATCCCTAGTTCAGACACACACTTGAGCGGGACGGGGCGGCCACGGGcaaaggggagggggctgcaagATCACAACGAGGACACCTGGCTTCGAGCCCGGGGCTCAGGGAACGCTTCCCTGAGGAAGGGGCATTTGAGCCAAGGTGTGAAAGATTAATGGGTGTGAACGCAGCGAAGATGTGACAGGTGAAATGAGCAGCAAAGATGTGACAGGTGCAATGAgcggagagaggagggaggaggccggcctagggcagaggtggggagaggtgggacACCATATTCAGGGAGGAGAATGGGCAGGGCCTGGTTGAGGGCTGGCGGTGAGGGAGGAAAGGCTGATGTCCGGGACACCTGGGGTCCCGGCTTCAAAGCCAGGATGGACGGGCGATGCTGCAAACCCCTCTTTCCAACACACAGGCCGATGCACAATCCCTCTCCCGTGCTCTCTGTCTCATAGCATGTCCTTAACGTACTGTACCTTATCCATGTACCTTATTTATCTGCGtaccccccacacccaccccccacaacaTAAGCTCCAGCAGGGCCAAGAGTTTTTGTACAGTTCGCTAATTCCCAGAGCCTCCCCCAGGGCCTGACACTTGTTAAGTTTTAGATGAAGCCCGGGGAACGTGAACCCAAAAGAAACTATGTTGCCACTGTAAGCAACACTTTCCCTGAGGCTCCTAAACCAGAAAACCTAAGCCAGAAAAAGCGCCTTGCGGATCGACCAACATCATAtactaacaataataatgaaaagaagcAATCACAGCAttcatttatcaagcacctaatCTCTCCCTCACCCTTTCTTCTTGGGAAGAGATTTTTAGAACAGGAGCTCCCACGTTCTGGGGGCTGATTAGGTGCCAGACATCGCAGGAAAGGCTTTAAAGTTTGAGTTCATTTGTTCTTCCTAGGAACCAACTGCCAAGATGCCAAGCACGCTCCTACCTCAGGGCTTTGCCTCTGTTGTTCCTTCTTCTGGAatgctcccccgccccccaaccacAGGGCTTGCTTCCTACACTCTGTTCCTCAGAAGGGCCTTCCTCCGCCATCAATCACTCCATCCCTATTCTTTTCAGGACTCTTcggaagttttcttttctttttttctcctacgGAAATTTTCTTTATCGCACTTCTCACTAGCCAGTGGCATATTTTTGTTTGACTCCTGTACTAAAATGTTAAGTTTCGCAAGGACAGGGAGACCGTGTCTGCAATACAGTAGGTGCCTAATAAGTGTCTGTTGGACGAGTAAAGGTCTCTGAGACTGAGGTACTGTTATAATGCCCATTTAActaaggaggaaactgaggcacacagggaCTGATTCCTAGTTAGGGGAGCGGACGGGATTCAACCCAGGCAGCAAGTCCTGACTCTGTGCTAGGCCTTGAGCTAAGCT
The Lynx canadensis isolate LIC74 chromosome E2, mLynCan4.pri.v2, whole genome shotgun sequence genome window above contains:
- the TRAPPC6A gene encoding trafficking protein particle complex subunit 6A isoform X1; the encoded protein is MADAALFEFLHMEMVAELWAHHSDPGPGGQKMSLSVLEGMGFRVGQALGERLPQETLAFREELDVLKFLCKDLWVAVFQKQMDSLRTNHQAQVLPSPHWAPLCPQGTYVLQDNSFPLLIRMASGPQYLEEAPKFLAFTCGLLRGTLSTLGIKSLVTASVASLPTCKFQVVIQKT
- the TRAPPC6A gene encoding trafficking protein particle complex subunit 6A isoform X3, which gives rise to MADAALFEFLHMEMVAELWAHHSDPGPGGQKMSLSVLEGMGFRVGQALGERLPQETLAFREELDVLKFLCKDLWVAVFQKQMDSLRTNHQGTYVLQDNSFPLLIRMASGPQYLEEAPKFLAFTCGLLRGTLSTLGIKSLVTASVASLPTCKFQVVIQKT
- the TRAPPC6A gene encoding trafficking protein particle complex subunit 6A isoform X2: MADAALFEFLHMEMVAELWAHHSDPGPGGQKMSLSVLEGMGFRVGQALGESVCRCPQAAPGDAGLQGGAGRPQVPMQRPVGGRVPKADGQPPHQPPGTGPPQPPLGSSLPPGDLRAAGQQLPPPHPDGLWPAVSGGSTQVPGLHLRPSARHPQHPGHQEPGHRLRGIPAHL
- the TRAPPC6A gene encoding trafficking protein particle complex subunit 6A isoform X5 — its product is MADAALFEFLHMEMVAELWAHHSDPGPGAAPGDAGLQGGAGRPQVPMQRPVGGRVPKADGQPPHQPPGTGPPQPPLGSSLPPGDLRAAGQQLPPPHPDGLWPAVSGGSTQVPGLHLRPSARHPQHPGHQEPGHRLRGIPAHL
- the TRAPPC6A gene encoding trafficking protein particle complex subunit 6A isoform X6, whose translation is MADAALFEFLHMEMVAELWAHHSDPGPGGQKMSLSVLEGMGFRVGQALGERLPQETLAFREELDVLKFLCKDLWVAVFQKQMDSLRTNHQAQVLPSPHWAPLCPQGTYVLQDNSFPLLIRMASGPQYLEEAPKVSSRW
- the TRAPPC6A gene encoding trafficking protein particle complex subunit 6A isoform X4; this translates as MADAALFEFLHMEMVAELWAHHSDPGPGGQKMSLSVLEGMGFRVGQALGESVCRCPQAAPGDAGLQGGAGRPQVPMQRPVGGRVPKADGQPPHQPPGDLRAAGQQLPPPHPDGLWPAVSGGSTQVPGLHLRPSARHPQHPGHQEPGHRLRGIPAHL
- the TRAPPC6A gene encoding trafficking protein particle complex subunit 6A isoform X7; amino-acid sequence: MADAALFEFLHMEMVAELWAHHSDPGPGAAPGDAGLQGGAGRPQVPMQRPVGGRVPKADGQPPHQPPGDLRAAGQQLPPPHPDGLWPAVSGGSTQVPGLHLRPSARHPQHPGHQEPGHRLRGIPAHL